A section of the Methanococcus vannielii SB genome encodes:
- a CDS encoding iron ABC transporter substrate-binding protein codes for MYKKGIFAVILSIMIAIGFSGCIDAFGNSENRGINKNIGVENNPVTFIDLAGREVTINGKVNKIVTYGAALRLVTYLDASDRVVAISESEKTQSAKSAPYVLSNIEKFEKLPAVGTHGNLNHEAIINLNPDVIIITGSSTTASDADNLQEKTGIPVVVLNYYGSGNIDPILNDGDLITSLQILGLILEKEKRADELIKYMGDMKKDLNERTKDVPDSDKKTVYMGGLAWNGARGIESTYANGGVMKMIHAKNVADSMGTVGHITSLDKERILDWDPDILFIDGWGLSAVVLDDYKKTPEYYNTLSAVQNNEVYVTLPYIWWGNNIETIYADAYFIGKVLYPEQFKDINPEEKADEIFEFFVKKPVYNEFPRPGGFGKIDLKTGTISPLDN; via the coding sequence GTGTATAAAAAGGGAATTTTTGCAGTTATTCTTTCAATAATGATTGCAATTGGTTTTTCAGGATGCATTGATGCCTTTGGAAATTCTGAAAACAGAGGAATTAATAAAAATATAGGTGTTGAAAACAATCCCGTAACGTTTATAGATTTAGCGGGGCGTGAGGTTACAATAAATGGCAAGGTTAACAAAATAGTAACTTATGGCGCAGCACTACGTCTTGTGACGTATTTAGATGCTTCAGATAGGGTAGTTGCAATATCAGAATCTGAAAAAACACAAAGTGCCAAATCTGCACCATATGTACTTTCAAACATTGAAAAATTTGAAAAATTGCCTGCTGTTGGAACGCATGGAAACCTAAACCACGAAGCAATAATAAATCTCAATCCAGATGTAATTATTATTACTGGAAGCAGTACTACTGCAAGCGATGCAGATAACCTTCAAGAAAAAACAGGCATTCCAGTAGTTGTTTTAAATTATTACGGTTCTGGAAATATTGATCCAATATTAAACGATGGAGATCTTATAACGTCCCTTCAAATTTTAGGATTAATTCTTGAAAAGGAAAAAAGAGCAGATGAATTAATAAAATATATGGGCGATATGAAAAAAGATCTTAATGAAAGAACAAAGGATGTTCCAGATAGTGATAAAAAAACAGTTTACATGGGCGGCCTTGCATGGAATGGTGCACGAGGTATTGAAAGTACCTATGCAAATGGCGGCGTAATGAAGATGATACATGCTAAAAACGTTGCTGATTCTATGGGAACTGTTGGACATATAACATCACTAGATAAAGAAAGAATTCTTGATTGGGATCCTGATATATTATTTATAGACGGTTGGGGCCTTAGTGCAGTTGTTTTAGATGACTATAAAAAGACTCCTGAATATTATAACACCCTTTCAGCAGTCCAAAATAATGAAGTATATGTAACTTTACCATACATCTGGTGGGGCAATAATATTGAAACAATATATGCAGATGCTTATTTTATAGGGAAAGTGTTATACCCGGAACAGTTTAAGGACATAAACCCTGAAGAGAAAGCCGATGAAATATTTGAGTTTTTCGTTAAAAAGCCAGTATATAATGAATTTCCAAGACCGGGAGGCTTTGGAAAAATTGATTTAAAAACAGGAACAATATCACCATTAGATAACTAA
- a CDS encoding ABC transporter ATP-binding protein has product MLRIEDLSVKVGDREILKDIHLYIAKGETHVLFGPNGAGKSTLLNTILGNPRYEVVRGNIYFKGKDITDMPMHERAKLGIGISYQSPPAISGVRLETLVETISKRSDEELEEMAKKLNIRHFYPRDVNVGFSGGEVKRSELLQIFAQNPDLVMFDEPDSGVDVENVELLGGIINHLLDKDKKPSERNKSGLIITHLGYILNFMDVDKAHVLLNGVIACSGTPDEILNEIIKNGYERCVSCCQRKSCNK; this is encoded by the coding sequence ATGCTAAGAATCGAAGACCTGTCAGTTAAAGTTGGGGATAGGGAAATTTTAAAAGATATACATCTTTATATCGCTAAAGGGGAAACTCACGTACTATTTGGTCCAAATGGAGCAGGAAAATCTACACTTTTAAATACTATTCTTGGAAACCCAAGGTACGAAGTTGTAAGGGGAAATATCTACTTTAAAGGAAAAGATATAACTGACATGCCAATGCACGAAAGAGCAAAATTAGGAATAGGAATTTCCTACCAGTCACCACCTGCAATTTCAGGAGTAAGACTTGAAACACTTGTTGAAACTATTTCAAAGCGAAGCGATGAAGAACTTGAGGAAATGGCTAAAAAATTAAATATACGGCACTTCTACCCAAGAGATGTAAATGTAGGATTTTCAGGAGGCGAAGTGAAACGTTCTGAATTACTACAAATTTTTGCACAAAATCCTGACCTTGTAATGTTTGATGAACCTGATAGCGGGGTAGACGTGGAAAACGTGGAACTTTTAGGGGGAATTATAAATCACTTGCTTGACAAAGATAAAAAACCAAGTGAAAGAAATAAATCAGGGCTTATAATCACGCACCTTGGATATATTTTAAATTTCATGGACGTTGATAAAGCACACGTGTTGTTAAATGGGGTAATCGCTTGTTCAGGTACTCCTGATGAAATTTTAAACGAAATCATTAAAAACGGATACGAGAGGTGCGTTTCATGCTGTCAGAGAAAAAGTTGCAACAAGTAA
- a CDS encoding peroxiredoxin, whose translation MAVIGEKFPDVELLTTHGKLKLPEHFIEAGKWFVLFSHPGDFTPVCTTEFVAFQKRYDQFRELNTELIGLSIDQVFSHIKWVEWIKEKLDVDIEFPIIADERGDLAVKLGMISPFKGSNTVRAVFVVDATGTIRAIIYYPQEVGRNMDEVVRLVKALQTADKGYATPADWPNNELLKEKVIIPPAKDMKTRAERLEACKRGDISGYDWWFCYTNLKE comes from the coding sequence ATGGCAGTAATTGGAGAAAAATTTCCAGACGTTGAATTACTAACTACACACGGCAAGTTAAAACTACCTGAACATTTTATTGAAGCGGGAAAGTGGTTTGTATTATTTAGTCATCCGGGGGACTTTACACCAGTTTGTACCACAGAATTTGTCGCATTTCAAAAACGATACGACCAATTTAGGGAATTAAATACTGAATTAATAGGTTTAAGTATTGACCAAGTATTCAGCCATATAAAATGGGTTGAATGGATAAAAGAAAAACTCGATGTAGATATAGAATTCCCAATAATCGCTGATGAAAGAGGGGATTTAGCAGTAAAACTTGGAATGATAAGTCCATTTAAAGGAAGTAATACTGTTAGAGCAGTATTTGTAGTGGATGCAACAGGAACAATTCGAGCAATAATTTACTACCCTCAAGAAGTTGGAAGGAATATGGATGAAGTCGTTAGACTTGTAAAGGCCCTTCAAACTGCAGATAAAGGATATGCAACGCCTGCTGATTGGCCAAACAATGAACTACTAAAAGAAAAAGTAATAATCCCTCCTGCAAAAGATATGAAAACTAGGGCAGAAAGACTTGAAGCCTGTAAACGGGGAGATATTTCTGGATACGACTGGTGGTTCTGTTACACTAACTTAAAAGAATAA
- a CDS encoding SufB/SufD family protein, whose translation MLSEKKLQQVKELAEKYKDVPAPFGEDIDLSKYPIPRENLKTLDSLSELSDDHKTALSKVGVDVSEKDTLGSYIQINNDPVYTKMYSDIEIMPITETLKKYDIEEYYWNVVEIKDKYSARVADEITEGYFIRAPKGVKKTIPLQTCLLIGTEEVSQNVHNIIVVEEGAELNVITGCTTSPHVKSGLHLGVSEFYLKKDSKLTFTMIHNWGENVHVRPRTGIKMDDNSIFINNYVTMMPVKSIQSYPTAYCEGDNCKATFQTIAYGKGKSKMDMGSRVILSGKNAASDIISRVIVVDDAEIISRGHLIGAEENVKGHLECRGLILSNNAHIHAIPELEAKKTDLELSHEAAVGKIAENQIMYLMSRGLSEDEASSLIIKGFLSVDISGLPPELAKSVKEMMDMTLENAL comes from the coding sequence ATGCTGTCAGAGAAAAAGTTGCAACAAGTAAAAGAATTGGCTGAAAAATATAAGGACGTTCCTGCACCATTTGGAGAGGATATCGACCTTTCAAAATACCCAATACCAAGAGAAAATCTTAAAACACTTGATTCCCTTTCTGAATTAAGCGATGACCATAAAACTGCACTTTCAAAAGTTGGTGTAGACGTATCTGAAAAAGATACTTTAGGTTCATATATCCAAATAAATAATGATCCAGTTTACACTAAAATGTATTCGGATATAGAAATAATGCCGATTACGGAAACCCTAAAAAAGTACGACATTGAAGAATATTACTGGAATGTTGTAGAAATAAAGGATAAGTACAGTGCAAGGGTTGCAGATGAAATTACCGAAGGATATTTCATTAGGGCGCCAAAAGGAGTTAAAAAAACTATACCTCTTCAAACCTGTCTATTAATTGGAACTGAAGAAGTTTCACAAAACGTTCATAACATTATAGTGGTTGAAGAAGGTGCCGAATTAAACGTAATTACTGGATGTACTACATCACCCCATGTAAAATCAGGTTTACACTTAGGTGTTTCAGAATTTTACCTTAAAAAAGATTCTAAATTAACATTTACAATGATACATAACTGGGGGGAAAACGTACACGTAAGGCCCAGGACAGGAATAAAAATGGATGATAATTCAATATTTATAAATAACTACGTTACAATGATGCCTGTAAAATCAATCCAAAGCTACCCAACAGCATATTGTGAAGGAGATAACTGTAAAGCAACATTCCAAACAATTGCTTATGGCAAAGGAAAGTCAAAAATGGATATGGGTTCAAGAGTAATTCTTTCAGGGAAAAATGCAGCTTCAGACATAATTTCAAGAGTTATTGTTGTAGATGATGCAGAAATTATTTCAAGAGGCCACTTAATAGGTGCCGAAGAAAATGTTAAGGGACACCTTGAGTGTAGGGGTTTAATTTTATCAAATAATGCACATATTCACGCAATTCCAGAACTTGAAGCTAAAAAAACTGATTTAGAATTATCACACGAAGCTGCGGTCGGAAAAATTGCAGAAAACCAGATAATGTACCTTATGTCACGAGGGCTTAGTGAAGACGAAGCATCTTCCTTGATAATTAAAGGGTTTTTAAGTGTAGATATTTCTGGACTTCCACCCGAGCTTGCAAAATCGGTTAAAGAAATGATGGATATGACTCTTGAAAATGCACTGTAA
- the pssA gene encoding CDP-diacylglycerol--serine O-phosphatidyltransferase — MFKIRNIITISDYVTIINIIFGMLAILLHDFRFIYISIVFDALDGVVARKTNTVSDFGAELDSICDVVSFGVAPAYLIYHYFDSTVVLIASMVFLIAGALRLARFGILDVKNFIGLPIPAAALFLCVVTETFLKYGIASNYSVSFFAIFSGILMISDIDYIKYPKKPFLAIFGLSIVLSLINITEPLFLCAILYVLYGIFNFKK, encoded by the coding sequence ATGTTCAAAATTAGAAACATAATCACCATTTCAGATTATGTAACAATTATAAACATTATATTTGGAATGCTTGCAATACTACTACACGATTTTCGATTTATTTATATTTCAATAGTGTTTGACGCACTTGATGGAGTAGTTGCAAGAAAAACAAATACTGTATCTGATTTTGGAGCGGAACTCGATAGTATTTGTGATGTAGTAAGTTTTGGAGTTGCGCCTGCATATTTAATTTACCATTACTTTGATTCAACGGTTGTACTTATTGCTTCAATGGTTTTTTTAATAGCTGGAGCATTAAGACTTGCAAGATTTGGAATACTCGATGTTAAAAATTTTATCGGGCTTCCAATCCCTGCTGCAGCGCTATTTTTATGTGTAGTGACTGAAACATTTTTAAAATATGGTATTGCTTCAAACTACTCTGTTTCATTTTTTGCAATTTTTTCAGGCATACTAATGATAAGCGATATTGACTACATAAAATACCCTAAAAAGCCATTTTTAGCAATATTTGGACTTTCAATAGTTTTATCTTTAATTAATATTACAGAACCGCTCTTTTTATGTGCCATTTTATATGTACTTTACGGGATATTTAATTTCAAAAAATAA
- the afpA gene encoding archaeoflavoprotein AfpA — MVKIAWGITGCGDKIGEIVELLVTLKNEYPEVDVDIYYSQSAEMVLNWYKLMGKLKDTFYSIRKEVNPNAPFLPGMLQTGKYDLFLVAPLTANSVAKIAHGIADTLITNSVAQGTKAMVPTYIYPPDNKKEEIETILPGGKTLKLYIRDTDVKNVEILKKMQSITVLENVSEIKQALLKHVKGE; from the coding sequence ATGGTTAAAATTGCATGGGGTATTACGGGCTGTGGTGACAAAATCGGGGAAATTGTAGAATTACTTGTAACACTAAAAAATGAGTATCCTGAAGTTGATGTCGATATTTATTACTCCCAAAGTGCTGAAATGGTGTTAAACTGGTATAAATTAATGGGAAAACTAAAAGATACGTTTTACAGTATTAGAAAAGAAGTAAACCCAAATGCACCGTTTTTACCGGGAATGCTACAGACAGGAAAATACGATTTATTTTTAGTAGCTCCCTTAACTGCAAATAGTGTTGCAAAAATAGCTCACGGGATTGCAGATACGTTAATTACAAATTCAGTTGCCCAAGGAACAAAAGCAATGGTTCCAACATACATTTATCCTCCCGACAATAAAAAAGAAGAAATTGAAACTATTCTTCCAGGAGGTAAAACGCTAAAACTATATATCAGAGACACCGATGTAAAAAACGTTGAAATTCTTAAAAAAATGCAGAGTATCACGGTATTAGAAAACGTATCTGAAATAAAGCAAGCCCTGTTAAAACATGTTAAAGGTGAATAA
- a CDS encoding iron ABC transporter substrate-binding protein: MYKKGIFAVIISIMIAVSFSGCVDNNAGNSNDVSKTITIQDMAGRTVEIPENVEKIVCSGSGTLRLVTYIQALDMLAGVESCEHAEIKGSGKPYHIANIEYFKTLPVIGTQHVENLNHENVIKVNPDVIIISYSEASVADGIQEKTGIPVIIINYGEFESFCDKDLVGSLTLLGKVLNREKRAAEVIKFFSDSEKDIQNRVKGVSDSEKPTVYIGGLSARGAHGIHSTSSQYAPFEALKAKNVASSLELKKQIFVDKEKIIEWNPEIIFIDAGGYNLISEDYNKNPDYYNTLSAFTNGKIYTTYPYNYYTTNFGTALASTYYIGTVLYPEQFKDINPDEKADEIYEFLVGKPVYTVLSENYPGFQNVNFSKQ; the protein is encoded by the coding sequence GTGTATAAAAAGGGAATTTTTGCAGTTATTATTTCAATAATGATTGCAGTTAGCTTTTCAGGTTGTGTTGATAATAATGCTGGAAATTCAAACGATGTTTCTAAAACAATAACTATTCAAGATATGGCTGGAAGAACAGTTGAAATTCCGGAAAATGTTGAAAAAATTGTTTGTAGCGGTTCTGGAACTTTGAGACTTGTTACATACATTCAAGCATTAGATATGTTAGCAGGTGTTGAATCTTGTGAACATGCGGAAATAAAGGGTTCGGGAAAACCGTACCATATTGCAAATATTGAATACTTTAAAACGTTACCTGTAATTGGTACTCAGCACGTTGAAAATTTAAATCATGAAAACGTAATCAAGGTAAACCCTGATGTTATAATAATTTCATATTCAGAAGCAAGTGTTGCTGATGGAATTCAGGAAAAAACAGGAATTCCAGTTATAATTATTAACTACGGTGAATTTGAATCATTCTGTGATAAAGACCTTGTTGGTTCACTTACGCTACTTGGTAAAGTATTAAATAGAGAAAAAAGAGCAGCAGAAGTTATAAAATTCTTTAGTGATTCTGAAAAAGACATTCAAAATAGAGTTAAAGGTGTTTCTGATAGCGAAAAACCTACCGTATATATTGGAGGACTAAGTGCAAGAGGAGCACATGGAATACACAGTACTTCAAGTCAGTATGCGCCATTTGAAGCTTTAAAAGCTAAAAACGTTGCTTCAAGTCTTGAACTAAAAAAGCAGATTTTTGTTGACAAAGAAAAAATTATAGAATGGAATCCTGAAATTATTTTTATTGATGCAGGCGGATACAATTTAATAAGTGAAGATTACAATAAAAATCCCGATTATTACAACACATTAAGTGCATTTACAAACGGTAAGATTTACACAACGTACCCTTACAACTATTATACAACAAATTTCGGTACTGCATTAGCAAGTACGTACTATATTGGAACAGTATTATACCCTGAACAGTTTAAAGATATTAATCCAGACGAAAAAGCTGATGAAATATACGAATTTTTAGTTGGAAAACCAGTATATACTGTACTTTCAGAAAATTACCCTGGTTTTCAAAATGTTAACTTTTCAAAACAGTAA
- a CDS encoding class I SAM-dependent methyltransferase, translating to MNSKLFVDTFPLPLESPENIDKIVLDAYFGAQKFYFLKAAIELKIFDELLEKKTVEEISSKLKIDYVLTELILKALYKMNLLIFDEGTNSYKNTIASENYLKTDTDYSKVYSIIASLKNIERWTNLSETLKNECKNELVEGSFFPEIIKRMANDCKCWELQKTVEYISKLPEFKSAKKLLDVAGGHGLYAIGLSLINENLNAHVFDLPDVTVETNKFIEKYGAKNVETISGNFFKDEFNKDYDVIFSSYNPGGKNPEIAKKIYDSLKTGGIFVTKQAFPNESTKLSDILNNIEWNFNNFSNVKKGVSRYTFKGDLSFENYILYLKELGFEIIDVKNLSEVTEFSEDIYPNNIIIAKKIN from the coding sequence ATGAACAGTAAATTGTTTGTAGATACTTTCCCATTACCTTTAGAAAGTCCGGAAAATATCGATAAAATTGTATTGGATGCCTATTTTGGTGCCCAGAAATTCTATTTTTTAAAGGCTGCAATTGAGTTAAAAATATTTGATGAATTGTTAGAAAAGAAAACAGTTGAAGAAATTTCTTCAAAACTAAAAATAGATTATGTATTAACCGAATTAATATTAAAAGCCCTTTATAAAATGAATTTGTTAATTTTTGATGAAGGTACCAATTCATACAAAAATACAATAGCTAGTGAAAATTATTTAAAAACCGATACTGATTACTCAAAAGTCTATTCAATTATTGCTTCACTTAAAAATATAGAACGGTGGACTAATTTATCGGAAACTCTAAAAAATGAATGTAAAAATGAATTAGTGGAAGGTTCATTCTTTCCAGAAATTATTAAAAGAATGGCAAATGATTGCAAGTGTTGGGAACTTCAAAAAACGGTCGAATATATATCAAAATTACCAGAATTTAAATCTGCTAAAAAATTACTTGATGTTGCAGGAGGCCATGGCCTATATGCAATCGGATTAAGTTTAATAAACGAAAATTTAAACGCCCATGTTTTTGATTTACCTGATGTAACGGTTGAAACTAATAAATTCATTGAAAAATACGGTGCAAAAAACGTTGAAACCATTTCTGGAAATTTCTTTAAAGATGAGTTTAATAAAGATTACGATGTAATATTTAGTTCATATAATCCCGGTGGAAAAAATCCTGAAATTGCTAAAAAAATATACGATTCATTAAAAACGGGCGGAATATTTGTAACAAAACAAGCATTTCCAAACGAATCAACTAAGTTAAGTGATATTTTAAACAATATCGAGTGGAATTTCAATAATTTTAGCAATGTCAAAAAAGGAGTGTCACGATATACGTTTAAAGGAGACCTTAGTTTTGAAAACTATATCTTGTATTTAAAAGAACTAGGATTTGAAATAATTGACGTAAAAAATTTATCGGAAGTAACGGAATTTTCAGAAGATATTTACCCAAATAATATAATAATTGCTAAAAAAATTAATTAA
- a CDS encoding iron ABC transporter substrate-binding protein, whose protein sequence is MVNKIISILTLCIITFVLGFSGCIEGIEEDIENNVEKIQIIDMVGRTVEVPKNVEKIVCSGPGCLRLICYMDSVDKVIGIESFESNDYMGRPYRIANPQFSSLPIIGNGGPRDINVGPDPEKVMTIMPDVIFITYMEAGKADELQRKTGIPVVVLTYGTFGTFENEKVFESFNILGKILEKDKRAVEVSSFIEEVQKDLDERTKDIPESERPSVYVGAIGYQGTQGIDSTEGSYPPLEAVNTKNIAKNASTAHIFISKEKLIEWNPEYIFIDGGGSFKVKEDYNINPDYYNSLDAFKNGNVYLLLPFNHYMTNIGTALADSYYIGKVLYPEEFSDIDPEEKADEIYKFLVGKEVYNVMKEEYGGFKRVDFLN, encoded by the coding sequence TTGGTTAATAAAATAATATCCATTTTAACCCTTTGCATCATAACTTTTGTACTGGGGTTTTCAGGATGTATTGAAGGTATTGAAGAAGATATAGAAAATAATGTTGAAAAAATTCAAATTATAGATATGGTTGGAAGAACTGTTGAAGTTCCAAAAAATGTTGAAAAAATTGTATGTAGTGGTCCAGGATGCCTAAGACTCATTTGCTATATGGATTCAGTGGATAAAGTTATAGGAATTGAATCTTTTGAAAGTAATGACTATATGGGAAGACCATATAGAATTGCAAACCCCCAATTTTCAAGTCTCCCCATAATTGGAAATGGCGGTCCAAGAGATATTAATGTTGGGCCCGACCCTGAAAAAGTAATGACCATAATGCCTGATGTTATATTCATAACATATATGGAAGCAGGTAAAGCTGATGAATTACAGAGAAAAACGGGAATTCCGGTTGTAGTTTTAACATATGGAACGTTTGGAACATTTGAAAATGAAAAAGTATTTGAATCATTTAATATACTTGGAAAAATCCTTGAAAAAGATAAAAGGGCAGTTGAAGTATCTTCTTTTATAGAAGAAGTTCAAAAAGACCTCGATGAAAGAACTAAAGATATTCCAGAAAGTGAACGGCCTAGTGTTTATGTTGGGGCTATTGGATACCAAGGAACGCAAGGAATTGATAGTACTGAAGGGTCATACCCTCCACTTGAAGCCGTAAATACTAAAAACATTGCAAAAAATGCATCAACAGCTCATATTTTCATAAGCAAAGAAAAATTAATAGAATGGAACCCCGAATACATATTTATTGATGGCGGAGGAAGTTTTAAAGTAAAGGAAGATTATAATATCAATCCAGATTACTATAATTCGCTTGATGCATTTAAAAACGGTAATGTATACCTTCTTTTGCCATTTAATCATTATATGACAAATATTGGAACTGCACTTGCTGATTCATACTATATTGGAAAAGTACTTTATCCAGAAGAATTTTCAGATATCGATCCTGAAGAGAAAGCTGATGAAATATACAAATTTTTAGTTGGAAAAGAAGTGTATAATGTTATGAAAGAAGAATACGGCGGCTTTAAAAGAGTCGATTTTTTAAACTGA
- a CDS encoding glycosyltransferase family 2 protein: protein MENDDVFIVIPAYNEEKMIKNTIQNLKSKGYWNIIVVDDGSQDKTSEFAISENVIVCRHIINRGLGGALKTGLNCALKYNPRVIVTFDADGQHAPEDILKVSKPILSGNFDVVIGSRLIDENELKNMPLIKKVGNFGLNFITFLMGGKMVTDSQGGMRAFSFKAAEIVSRQIKSNRYEISSEFIVLFSRNKLKFKEVPIKTIYTEYSMARGTNVITGFKILFKLIIQKLI from the coding sequence ATGGAAAATGATGATGTATTTATTGTAATTCCGGCATACAATGAAGAAAAAATGATTAAAAACACGATTCAAAATTTAAAAAGCAAGGGCTATTGGAATATTATCGTGGTTGATGATGGAAGTCAGGATAAAACTTCAGAGTTTGCAATTTCTGAAAATGTAATTGTTTGTAGACACATTATTAATAGGGGGCTGGGAGGGGCCTTAAAAACAGGATTAAATTGTGCATTAAAGTACAACCCAAGAGTAATTGTAACTTTTGATGCAGATGGACAGCATGCGCCAGAAGATATTTTAAAGGTATCTAAACCGATATTATCAGGTAATTTTGATGTAGTTATTGGAAGTAGGCTTATCGATGAAAATGAACTAAAAAATATGCCCTTGATAAAAAAAGTAGGTAATTTTGGATTGAACTTTATAACATTTCTAATGGGCGGAAAAATGGTAACGGATAGCCAAGGAGGAATGCGTGCATTTTCATTTAAAGCTGCAGAAATCGTTTCAAGACAGATTAAAAGTAATAGATATGAAATATCTTCAGAATTTATTGTTTTATTCAGTAGAAACAAGCTAAAATTTAAAGAGGTTCCAATAAAAACAATTTACACCGAATATTCGATGGCAAGGGGAACTAATGTAATTACCGGATTTAAAATTCTATTTAAGTTAATCATTCAAAAACTAATTTAA
- a CDS encoding flavodoxin family protein, whose amino-acid sequence MKVLGVSGSPRKEGTDFAVNYALDYLKERGFETRYVSVSQKKISFCIHCDYCIRKKEGCVYNDDMKEFYDGLEWADGIIFASPCYNGNISGQLKTVFDRCRAIFAKNPDILKKKYGMGISIGGDRNGGQEVSLKTIHDFYILNGIIPISGGSFGSNLGATFWSQDRGKNGVLEDLEGIRTLKRTLKKFYTILSEKGD is encoded by the coding sequence ATGAAGGTTCTTGGAGTATCGGGAAGCCCTAGGAAAGAAGGAACAGATTTTGCAGTAAACTATGCTCTTGACTACTTAAAAGAAAGAGGTTTTGAAACTAGATACGTTTCAGTTTCCCAGAAAAAAATATCTTTTTGTATTCATTGTGATTACTGCATTCGTAAAAAAGAAGGTTGCGTATATAACGACGATATGAAAGAATTCTATGATGGGCTTGAATGGGCTGACGGGATTATTTTTGCAAGTCCTTGTTACAATGGAAATATCTCAGGGCAGTTAAAAACAGTATTTGATAGGTGCAGGGCAATTTTTGCTAAAAATCCAGATATTTTGAAAAAAAAGTATGGAATGGGCATTTCTATTGGAGGAGATAGAAATGGCGGGCAGGAAGTATCCTTAAAAACGATTCATGATTTTTATATTCTAAATGGAATTATTCCAATAAGTGGCGGTTCTTTTGGTTCAAACTTAGGGGCCACATTTTGGTCACAAGATCGGGGAAAAAACGGTGTTTTAGAGGATTTAGAAGGGATAAGAACGCTTAAAAGAACACTCAAGAAATTTTACACGATTTTAAGTGAAAAGGGTGATTAA